The genomic segment CCTAGCTACTAAAAGAGTATTCAGACCCAAGGCACTGATGGCCATCCAAAGGTAGCTGTTTGGTATTTTTCAACTGAGCCATTAGAGTTTAGCACTACCCAAGAGAAATATAATGGCATCCATAAATATGAAAGCAtatgtaacttaaaattttctactagccatgctttttaaaaaacaaaaagattagttgggcatggtggcgcatacctgtagctcaagatattcaggaggctaaggtgggagaatcactgcaggccaggagttcaaagccacagtgaactatgactgcaccactgcactccagcctgggagacagcgtgggaccccatctttaaaatttaaaataaagaaatatttaagaagcaaaaagaagcagctggaattaattttaacaaTCTACTTTTAACCAAGGTTAAAAGTTTCATATACCAAAATGTTATAATTTCAGTAAGTAATCAATATGAAAAAAGtcttgagatattttacattcttttttcttcatgctAAGTCTTCAAAAATCTTTCATATGTTTTATACTTGACAGCACATCTCAGTTCGGGTTGGATATATTTCAAGTGTTCAAGAATGACATGTGGCTTGTGGCTATTACATTGGACAGCATAGATATAGAgtgtacatatgtgcatatgcggtccaaatatcatatatattataaagaagGCTCACCCCTATACAGCACACAGATGATACTGTAAGTTCTTACCTTCAATGAAGTTTAGTCATGCATTGGAATTTTCTGTAAGTGCTAAACCACAGTGTGTTGAGTAGGAAAACACTAGAGAAACAGAGGTAGTCAAGAAAGGCTGGAATCTTGAAATACAATCTCAGATATAGAAATACACACTCTTTTTGACCTTGGCCACAGCAGGGAAAAAACAACTTGAGTTCAATCTACTAGGTGAGACAGACAGCTGAGTTGCATTTTCCACAAGAAATAGTGCTAATTATTTCACAGCAAATATTAATGCAGTACAAGAATTAGTTCAataatgaaacataaatgaaaaaggagaaagacaaaCTTACTTAAATTTGTAGCTTTCTCGCTTATTATTCACAAACCCATCTGCCAAATCACGTGGTACAATAATTTCCAAGCTAGGTATTAATTTTTCATCTTCGTCTATGGAGTAAATCTGCAAATGTGAAGACAACAAATGGATATAAAATGGTGAAATTATGGCTTGAACTATGACCATGTTATTATGACTTGTAATGATATGAAAATTATACTCTTTAAGATTGAAAAGTCATAATACcatataatttgaataatttttctctttgaactGTGTGTTGATTCAGACAAATAGATGGAAGCGAACCACAGGTGAAACCTAAATTAATGCTGTATCAAAGTCAGATCATCCATCTTTGAATGATCTCACATTCACATGTGAGCATTTGAGTATCTCTGCTATTGCTGTCATTGAGAAAGTAATAGCCCTGAAAGCAATCTTTTTTCTAAGTATCGCTTTAGTATGATGTATCAGGAGTTAACATTTTACTACAATCAATAAGCATTTCTGAGCATTTACAAAATACCAGAGATAAAAGCCATCTCAGACAGCTCACCAAGAATGCTCTAATTCAAGTTATGTTCAAAGATGCCTAAGGTTCCATGAGACATTTTCAGGCATTTTATGAGAGACATGTGGCTTCAAAAGACACATGTAATTCATGTATTTGATGTCATTTTCAAGGTTCTCATTCCAGCTCAGCCACTAATTAGAAAGTGACCTGGGAGAAATCCTTTAACCTCTCTAAGCTGATATGGAAACAGAGGGTCTTAACCAACACCCTTAGGACTATAACGTTCTCTCATTCTCTTCCTGGTTTCCTACACCATCACTTATTGGCCAGGAAAATCAAGAGTCAAGCCTATGAAGAGGTCATGTGGAATAAAAAAAACGCATAAGATTTGGTGTCCCAAGACTTGGGTCCAACACTGAGCTcaatttaccagctgtgtgaccagCTACCACTTTCAGAATTGAGGTTTCTTATacataaaatgaggaaaacagaatTACCTCCCTTACAGGATTGCTGTGGGGATCAAATGATGTAATGGAAATGGAAGTATTTTGTAAtgcacaataaaaaaaagttagtcattaggtttagatttttttttaaaaaaaaaataagccttcTTGTCTTTTACcaggaaataaaattctttctaaCAGGCAATACTTCCTGTTTAAGACCCATTTCGACGTTTGATTATGGGGGAAAAGTCATATTCCTAAGCAAGTAAAAGCCTCCCTAAATCTCTGGAAAGTTTGAATGATTTCCTAAGTGTATTTTTATTGAAACCTCTCATTGCAAATGTGAAGAATTCATGCAGAAAAGtcattacataaattatttgtagaaagCAATGGCATCAGGTTCAAGGCTTTCTGGCTAGGTTTTCtcaagagacattttaaaattatatcctgTTGGgcactgtattaaaaaaaaaaaaagtttaatagcCAGACAGGTGAGTGAAGGGGGTGTGTAAGACATGAAACATGCAAGAGTGAGGAGTtacatccatttttaaaatttctgtattgCTCTGCTCAGCAGACAGAAAACCGCATTAACTGCAGTTAATGACCCTCCATTATTCTGATTAAGACACTCTTTGAGGCCTTAAGAAAATTCCCTTAGAACCAGATGACTTGTTTAGTGTAATACTGGCTTTCTATACTtggtcattatatatatatatatatatatatatacaaaataatttatatatatatgtgtgtgtgtgtgtgtgtgtgtgtgtattttgtgggtgtgcgtgtgtgttgtgcgtgtgagtgtgtgatggagtttcactctgttgccaggctggagtgcagtggtgcaatcctggttctctgcaaatttttctatttttagtagagacggtgtttcaccatgttggctaggttggtctcgatctcttgacctcgtgatctgcctgcctcagccttccaaagtgcttggattacaggcatgagccactgcacccaaccaatcataaaaatattacttgATAGGGAAGTTATTTTTTCAGAAGACAGAACAAATGCAAGAatgaatatgaaaatgttttgaaatgtataaagCACTGTACAAATGAAAAGCATTACCACTGTTAAAACTACGAGATTcgtttatatatagtttttattgaTCTATGTTATTATAATTTATGatgccttaaagaaaaaaagtaacaaggTAATGAAGcaacaaaatgaagaggaaagaaaaaaaaaaaaaacctttgagtCACTcgcaaataatacaaaaataatttctagtcAGAGAAAGAACTCTATAATCTTTTTTGGACAAGAAGATATGGCATTAAATATGGGTTTTTTAAGGGAGAACAGTGATACACTAATTCAATATGTATTCATTCCcattctctttgtgtgtgtgtatgtgtgatacCTAAAAATATGACACCTAAAACTGCTGCTGGAGGATCAAACAATCCACTCTATAGACtcaccaaagaaatacaaaatgaggcacattaaaatattgaaacactacattttaagtgaaaagaaaattcaatattAAATCCAAGACTCTCCATCCACTTCATTGAGCCTTAGTCATTTTTAGAAAAGCCATTTTCTAACCTTAGTCATAAAAATGTACCCCTACCCATTCTCTCTTTTGACCTTATCCCAGCCTGTGCTATGACTGCTGAGTCCACGTAGATAAGCTCAACAGTTTAAGCTAAGAATCTGAGGGGAAATGTTACATATAATACACTCTTTGCATATGATGCACTCTAAAAAGAAATCCAGGTAAGTGATTATTAGAGGAAAGAATATGGGAAGATAACCATGGTTCATTCTACACTACTTTATTCCTGttttaaatacatgaattatATGAGGCAAATACTTAATCATGAGATGCTATGATGTTCCCCTAAACATATacacagtatatgtatatatatatacacagtatgtgtgtatgtgtgtatatatatatatatatatatatatatggaataggAATACAATATTAACATGCCCACTTCATGAATATGACCCAAATTGCCCTTGCCTAAATTCTCACTTTGGGAATTTAGGAGTTAACATTTtactacaaaaacaacaacaacaacaaaacaaacaaacaaaaaaacacgttTCCAAAGAAGGGATAGCTTTGTAATAAAAAACCCTTAATTAAAATTAcagctctgccactcaccagCTGGATGCCTTGGTCACATTATTTaacctgagactcagtttcctaatctgtaaaatgaggaagatgACACTAACCTTGCAGAGTTTTTGTGAGAATGAGCgataatgcatataaagcacTTGTCAGGTGGCCATTTCTCAAGATACATAAGAATGACTATGCTCCCTTCTAGGCAGAGGAGAGAATGTTTTGAAACATTTAAGAAGCCTACAAAGTATCATTGCTTAGAGCCAGGGCAATGTCTTGACCATTTTTGTACCTTTCTGAATTAAGCACACTAGAGGAAGTACCTAGCAAATATTTAGTTAATGGTTTCTGAATGAAGTACATATACGTATTCTTTGGGTCAGGATATATCTATCTGTATCGACCTGTATCTATTAATACAAGGCGCATATGTAAAGGTTCACGTTTATGTTAGAGAATGACAACAGAGTCCACAAATTCCTGAGGTCCCACTGGGTGCAAAGTACCAAACATATGTATGCTTCGCGCAATTGttctattatttgtattatttcagacGTACACAAACTGGCATCTCTTGGCTTGCACGTTTTGTCTGAGTGCCAAAACGTACCTCTGCGTGTATCTGCGTATGCGGGGCTGCCTGAGTCTCCCAGGAAGGTCCAGCACGTGCTTACGTGTAGTTACCGAACACGGCCCTAGTGTGAAAGCCCCGCGCCGGGTCTGCGCCGCGCCAGGTGGGAGTGGCCTGGCTGTCTGCCGCGTCCCTGCCCGCAGTGCGCCGGCGTCTCCGCGGCTGCAGGGCGCCTCGGTCGGTGGGTGCGGGAAGCCTCGCCGACAAGCGCCTCACCTCCGCCCAGCCCCTTCGCTTGCCGCCCGACCCCGGCCCAGGAGGCCCCGCCGCGCCGGCGCCCCGGAGGCTCCAGCCCGTACCCCTTGTGGGTGCTTCCGGACAGGGGGTTTCACCCTCGCGAATATCTGGATCGTCTGCTTCACCATCTCCTTCCAGCTCTGCAATGTTGACCCTCGACGTCTCTCGGGCGCTGGCTGCCAAAACTAACTCCCGCCACCTCAGGCGCCGCACAGTCTTAGCAACAGTAGCTAGGGACACTACCCAGGGAGCACCGCGGCAGCCCGGATCCCGCCTCCTCCCTTAATTGGTCGCGACGCTAAGGGAGCCACTAAAGGGCGTGGCCAGGGCGGGGTAGGGGTGGGGCGGAGGGGTTGGGAAGAGCGTGCGCATGCGCATGAGCGAGCGTCTGGGCCGTGGGTTCTGGGCGCCCGAGCAGGCCTCGACAGTGATTAAAAGGGGGTCAACCGCCATGCCTTGTCCCGCCCCGCTCCTTcaccctttgtttttttttctccacgcccttgcctttaaaaaaaaaatacagcactgggcctggcacagtggctcacgcttgtaatcccagcagttttggggaagctgaggtgggaggatcactcggagcccaggagattgagaccagcctgggcagcatagtgagactccgtctctacgaaaaaatacaaaagttagccaggcatggtggcatgcctgtatcccagctaagcgggaggttgaggcgggagggtcgcctgagcccaggaagtcgaagctgcagtgagccgagattgcaaaaCTGCTCCAGCCCACTTGGAGATCACGGCCTGAAAAgggagatagatttttttttttcttcacaaggCCTTTCAGGTGACATGGAAACAGATTTTCAACGGGAAATCAAAACCGAGGAATACAAGCTGTGCTGTGATGGAAGTAGAGGTGAGCTCGCTCTGTTTTGGAAAAGGATAAAACTGGACGAAGGGGACTCTTTCCCATGCAGTAGGCATGGCAAGACAGGATGGGCTTTTCAAACACTGTTAGAACATGACGAGATCGTCAACATTATTATCCACatgggaaatataaattaaaaccacaatgagacatcactgttcatctattagaatggctaaaaaaaaaaaataaagtggcaaCCCCAGATGCTGACAAAGATGTCAAGAAACTAAATCAGTTGTATTTTACTGGTAGGAATGTATGATGTAAAACATACACTGTATAaaggtacagccactttggaaaacagtttttgaCAGTTTCTTGCAAAACTAAAGGCGCAGCTACTCTAACACACAGCAATTGGACTCTTAAGCATTTAtctcagataaatgaaaatgagcACACATTGTTTTGTGTGTGCTCAAGAGTCATACAAAAACCTAGACATGTGTGTTTATAGCTTATAGCacctttatttgtaatagcccgaaactggaaaaaaaaaaacagatgtccTTCAActgatggtaaaaaaaaaaaaaaaaaaaaaaaacaaaaaaaacaaaaaaaaaaaaaacatggaatacCATTCAGTGATTAAAAATGGAGGAAGTGTTGATAAATATAACAAATTGGATGACTTTTCAGGGAATTATGTTTCATGAAAAAAGCCAGACTCAAAGGTTAAATATTGTGTGGTTCTATTTGTATAACATtcattaaatgacaaaattatagagatggagagaaattAGTGGTTGCGAGGGAGGTGTGCAGGGTATGGTTATAAAAGATATCCTTGTGATGGGCtcttctgtatcttgactgtgatGGTGGTCACAGAAATCTACACATGTGATAGCATTGCATAAAACAAAATACGTACACATGTGCTTATTCAAATAAGCACATGTAAAACTGgcaaaagtcaaataaaattgaataagaTTGATGGATTGAATCAATGTCAATTCCCTGAttttgatattgtactatagttaTGCAAGCTGTTACCATTGGGGAAAACTGACGGACAGGTATATGAgttctctctgtattatttttcacaattgCTTGAATCTGCAATCATCTCAAAATGAGAAGTTTATTAAAGACatctcagttttgtttgtttgttttttgtttttgagacagggtcttgctcttgtcacccaggctggagtgcagtggcatgaacatggctcactgtagcctcaacctcctgggctcaagcgattctcctgcctcagccccataAGTAGCTGGACTCagataattattgtattttttgtagagtcagggttttgtcatcttgcccaggctggtcttgaactcctgaagtcaagcaatccacccacctcagcctccagaagtgctgggattacagccatgaaccactgcacctggcctgaagacccttaagaaaacaaaaagacaaactacagactgggagaaaacgTTTGCAAAACACGTAACTGATAAAGGACTCACCTCCAGAATATATACAAACTCTTAAAAAcctaataatagaaaaacaattcattTGTTTAAGGTGAAGGGAGGGCACAAAGACTGGAACAAATGCTTCACCAAAGAGGATCTATGAACagcaaataagtacatgaaaatatgcttaatGTCATTAATCAttgaatgaaattaaaaccacaatgagataccactacacatctCTTAGGTTggctaaaaataagaatataaaactgGCAATACTAAGTGCTGACATGGATGCAGAGCATCTAGAGCTCTCGAACATCACTGGT from the Saimiri boliviensis isolate mSaiBol1 chromosome 4, mSaiBol1.pri, whole genome shotgun sequence genome contains:
- the KIF6 gene encoding kinesin-like protein KIF6 isoform X10 → MVKQTIQIFARVKPPVRKHPQGIYSIDEDEKLIPSLEIIVPRDLADGFVNNKRESYKFKFQRIFDQDANQEIIFENIAKPVAESETGTGSTTQVCSAQGLQDEAVVQLFPPKWHVLS